The Parvibaculaceae bacterium PLY_AMNH_Bact1 genome window below encodes:
- a CDS encoding hypothetical protein (Derived by automated computational analysis using gene prediction method: GeneMarkS-2+.) → MKPNVQTVMMRSFERILTDIAPHLSSEYAVGSSSVIGLMMFQTATEFERAADIRVQENAAMRSIFAGAAGILPTGDLRSRVEAAAATSDPSVKVSELDQANDDLAGLLIELQAYVETVEGADARKLETQIWDELARAATERRLPHPITG, encoded by the coding sequence ATGAAGCCTAATGTTCAAACAGTGATGATGCGCTCGTTCGAGCGTATTCTTACCGATATCGCGCCTCACTTGTCGTCTGAATATGCGGTTGGCAGCTCGTCGGTGATTGGGTTGATGATGTTTCAAACAGCAACGGAGTTTGAGCGCGCCGCTGACATTCGTGTTCAGGAGAATGCGGCGATGCGCAGTATCTTTGCTGGAGCTGCAGGTATTTTGCCGACCGGCGATTTGCGTTCTCGTGTTGAAGCAGCCGCCGCCACCAGCGATCCAAGCGTCAAGGTCAGTGAGCTTGATCAGGCAAATGATGACCTCGCAGGACTTTTGATTGAGCTCCAGGCTTATGTGGAGACAGTTGAGGGAGCCGACGCGCGGAAACTTGAAACTCAAATCTGGGATGAGCTTGCGCGCGCGGCGACTGAACGTCGCCTGCCACATCCAATCACGGGATAG
- a CDS encoding phosphotransferase family protein (Derived by automated computational analysis using gene prediction method: Protein Homology.), with protein MEDIAQKTAAYLAHKNPAGSDFEVSDLSRIHGGASRETYRFRASWTEGGTQKERALILRRDPEASLIETERDVEFNAYRAFHPTGLPVPEPLYLETDEKWLERPFFVMEQIENAQAASPFGPDPYGPLADTIGEQFWRHLGTIAGHDPSAIGFADAADYPAADTCWKVALDYWEGEIDGDALCPQPIAKGAIRWLRRNPPPPPKKISVVHGDYRTGNFLYNEAGDLKTILDWEMCHLGDPLEDIAWAADPLWAFNDPRPGSMIDRDKALAIWSEHSGIEIDPIALRWWEVFSAVKGLAIWISAGKEYEEGNNVDPIMAFSSWYCTDVHNRQLIGWMPDLIKAEGRS; from the coding sequence ATGGAAGATATTGCACAAAAGACCGCCGCCTATCTGGCGCATAAGAACCCGGCAGGAAGTGATTTTGAGGTTAGTGATCTGTCGCGCATTCATGGTGGCGCGAGCCGGGAGACATATCGGTTTCGGGCCAGTTGGACAGAAGGCGGCACGCAGAAGGAGAGGGCGCTCATTCTGCGTCGCGATCCGGAAGCAAGTCTGATTGAGACGGAACGGGACGTTGAGTTCAACGCTTATCGGGCCTTCCATCCGACCGGCCTGCCAGTTCCTGAACCGCTCTATTTGGAGACGGATGAGAAGTGGCTTGAGCGTCCTTTCTTCGTCATGGAGCAGATTGAGAATGCCCAAGCAGCGTCGCCGTTTGGGCCTGACCCCTATGGGCCGCTCGCCGACACCATTGGTGAGCAGTTCTGGCGTCATCTGGGCACGATTGCGGGCCATGACCCGTCCGCGATCGGGTTTGCAGATGCGGCGGACTACCCCGCAGCAGATACGTGTTGGAAAGTAGCGCTCGATTACTGGGAGGGGGAGATTGATGGGGATGCTCTCTGTCCCCAGCCGATTGCCAAAGGCGCTATTCGCTGGCTAAGGCGCAACCCACCGCCACCGCCGAAGAAGATCTCTGTGGTGCACGGGGACTATCGCACTGGCAACTTCCTGTACAATGAGGCAGGTGACCTCAAGACAATTCTTGATTGGGAAATGTGCCATCTGGGAGACCCGCTGGAGGACATTGCCTGGGCGGCTGATCCGCTCTGGGCCTTCAATGATCCCCGCCCTGGCAGCATGATTGACCGCGATAAGGCTCTCGCCATCTGGTCGGAACATTCAGGGATTGAAATCGACCCGATTGCCCTTCGCTGGTGGGAAGTCTTCTCTGCTGTGAAAGGGTTGGCGATCTGGATTTCTGCGGGCAAAGAATATGAAGAAGGCAACAATGTTGACCCAATCATGGCTTTTTCCAGCTGGTACTGCACAGACGTTCACAATCGTCAGCTGATCGGGTGGATGCCTGATCTCATTAAAGCGGAGGGCCGGTCATGA
- a CDS encoding hypothetical protein (Derived by automated computational analysis using gene prediction method: Protein Homology.), which yields MLTKGDEYPIHQTPEPIAYSGTDRNFYDRYFFNGYTKDGSQFFAAALGVYPHLNVMDASFCVVHEGVQHNLHASRILHSERLNTKVGPIAVEIIEPLQSVRLIVDENEHGISADLTFHARAQPIEEPRFITRNGSRAMMDVTRMTQNITWEGWIEVNGDRIEVNRDAFVGTRDRSWGTRPIGAADAQPVAPAQEPQFYWLWAPLNFDDCISLYHLNTYASGEPWNTAAVICGLGDAEPEHTRSCWSNLEFQSGTRFAKSATIEMENYKREKTFIELTPKWNFYMTGLGYMNPVWGHGSLHGELEVGYDTIKTADITDSMPPYLHIQAFVEAKMTLPDGEVKNGSGILEQLIMGRHEPSGFSDLLDMAP from the coding sequence ATGCTCACCAAAGGTGATGAATATCCAATACATCAGACGCCGGAACCGATTGCCTATTCTGGCACTGATAGGAACTTCTATGATCGGTATTTTTTCAACGGATATACCAAAGATGGCTCTCAGTTCTTTGCAGCAGCACTTGGGGTCTACCCGCATCTGAATGTGATGGATGCCTCTTTCTGTGTGGTGCATGAAGGCGTGCAGCACAATCTCCATGCTTCTCGCATCCTGCATTCGGAGCGCCTCAACACGAAAGTCGGGCCGATCGCGGTTGAGATCATTGAACCGCTACAGTCTGTGCGTTTGATTGTTGATGAAAACGAACATGGGATCAGTGCTGACCTGACGTTCCATGCACGCGCGCAGCCGATTGAAGAACCGCGTTTCATCACCCGCAACGGCTCACGGGCCATGATGGATGTGACGCGGATGACCCAGAACATCACTTGGGAGGGATGGATTGAGGTCAATGGCGACCGAATTGAAGTGAACCGCGATGCCTTTGTGGGCACGCGCGATCGATCCTGGGGGACACGGCCGATTGGTGCTGCAGATGCCCAACCTGTCGCACCAGCCCAGGAACCACAATTCTACTGGCTCTGGGCGCCGCTTAATTTCGACGACTGTATTTCGCTCTATCACCTCAACACTTATGCGAGTGGAGAGCCATGGAACACGGCGGCGGTGATTTGTGGTCTGGGGGATGCGGAGCCGGAACATACGCGTTCTTGCTGGTCCAACCTGGAGTTTCAATCCGGAACGCGCTTTGCAAAGTCCGCGACCATTGAGATGGAAAACTACAAACGCGAAAAGACCTTCATTGAGCTCACGCCGAAGTGGAACTTTTACATGACCGGTCTTGGCTACATGAACCCTGTTTGGGGGCATGGCAGCCTGCATGGTGAGTTGGAAGTGGGGTATGACACGATCAAGACAGCTGACATTACCGACTCCATGCCGCCTTACCTTCATATTCAGGCTTTTGTGGAAGCCAAGATGACTTTGCCAGATGGTGAGGTGAAGAATGGTTCAGGCATCCTTGAGCAGTTGATCATGGGCCGTCATGAGCCTTCCGGTTTCTCAGACCTTTTAGATATGGCGCCCTGA
- a CDS encoding DUF423 domain-containing protein (Derived by automated computational analysis using gene prediction method: Protein Homology.), which yields MKLWLMLGALNGFLTVGFGAFGAHGLKARASATDLAAFETGAQYHMTHALALLAVAWVASIAPSTLATTAGWAFTFGILLFSGSLYFLGITGSRSLVLITPIGGTAFMIGWFCLAIAAYRLT from the coding sequence ATGAAACTCTGGCTGATGCTCGGCGCACTTAATGGTTTTCTGACCGTTGGCTTTGGCGCTTTTGGCGCCCATGGATTGAAAGCCCGCGCGAGCGCCACAGATCTCGCCGCCTTTGAGACCGGCGCTCAATATCACATGACACACGCACTAGCTCTGCTTGCCGTCGCCTGGGTTGCGTCTATTGCACCTTCAACATTGGCAACAACAGCCGGCTGGGCTTTCACCTTTGGTATTCTCCTCTTCTCAGGGTCACTCTACTTTTTAGGGATAACCGGCAGCCGCTCATTGGTTCTCATCACGCCCATCGGCGGCACCGCGTTTATGATCGGCTGGTTCTGTCTCGCCATCGCCGCCTACCGCCTCACGTAA
- a CDS encoding FAD-dependent oxidoreductase (Derived by automated computational analysis using gene prediction method: Protein Homology. GO_function: GO:0016491 - oxidoreductase activity [Evidence IEA]) gives MAGENILVIGAGIAGLNAALALSKPGRTVTLIERDPPPPDASADAAFEVWERRGVGHLRHSHAFLARLYLLLREKYPDLLQELLGAGCRELRFEDGIPTTLRDSYVPEPEDDDLTILTSRRTTLEFIMRRYAATLPGITFMTGTRVKGLRQDRATDGTPMITGVTTDNQGQDQNLAADLVVDAGGKNALGMDWLKASGIQVRQDVEGAGILYYTRHYRLRPGQEEPPRSKLPNGADLGYIKYGVFPADNGCFSITLAVPEVEMEIRRRIVHPEVFDTICRSLPAMAPWIEETRVEPKSKVYGMGELKSQWRHLIEDGQPVVLNYFPMGDNLIRTNPLYGRGCSFAAVEAQALANAIDATDDPAERARRYHTEVTQEVRPYYDSMLKQDRAAIRRAANGLNPDYEAGLKARLAKSFIEDAINIALRSDVDLLREAMHGFHMLSHPDAWLKNPKNFFKVMRAWARGKKRNKAFYLPRIGPNRKEMFELLELSPTVDWETYKKAA, from the coding sequence TTGGCTGGAGAAAACATCCTTGTAATCGGCGCAGGCATCGCGGGGCTCAATGCCGCTCTTGCGCTGAGCAAGCCAGGGCGCACCGTCACATTGATTGAGCGCGACCCACCACCGCCTGATGCGTCTGCCGATGCTGCATTCGAGGTATGGGAACGCCGGGGCGTCGGGCACCTGCGCCACAGCCATGCGTTCCTCGCGCGACTTTATCTGCTTCTGCGCGAAAAATACCCGGACCTCCTGCAGGAACTTCTCGGTGCGGGATGTCGTGAACTGCGTTTTGAGGATGGCATCCCCACCACCCTGCGCGACAGCTACGTTCCCGAACCAGAGGATGACGACCTCACGATCCTGACCAGCAGACGCACGACACTTGAGTTCATCATGCGGCGCTATGCAGCAACCCTGCCCGGCATCACCTTTATGACCGGCACACGGGTGAAAGGATTGAGACAGGACCGGGCGACTGACGGCACGCCCATGATCACCGGCGTAACCACTGACAATCAGGGCCAGGACCAAAATCTTGCCGCTGACCTTGTCGTTGATGCAGGCGGAAAAAATGCGCTGGGCATGGATTGGCTGAAGGCGTCCGGGATCCAGGTACGCCAGGACGTCGAAGGCGCTGGCATCCTCTATTACACCCGCCATTATCGGCTTCGCCCAGGCCAGGAAGAGCCTCCCCGTAGCAAGCTGCCGAATGGTGCTGATCTTGGATACATCAAGTATGGCGTCTTTCCCGCCGACAATGGCTGTTTCTCCATCACGCTGGCAGTGCCGGAAGTGGAGATGGAGATCCGCCGTCGTATTGTGCATCCGGAAGTTTTCGACACGATCTGCCGGTCGCTACCCGCCATGGCACCCTGGATCGAAGAAACACGCGTGGAACCCAAATCCAAAGTCTATGGAATGGGCGAATTAAAAAGCCAATGGCGCCACCTGATAGAAGATGGGCAACCTGTGGTGTTGAACTATTTCCCTATGGGCGACAATCTCATCCGCACAAATCCGCTGTATGGCCGCGGCTGCTCCTTTGCCGCTGTTGAGGCGCAGGCCCTCGCCAATGCAATTGATGCGACCGACGACCCGGCAGAACGTGCTCGCCGCTATCACACAGAAGTCACGCAGGAAGTCCGTCCTTACTATGACAGCATGTTGAAGCAGGACCGGGCGGCCATAAGACGCGCCGCGAACGGCTTGAACCCGGACTACGAAGCCGGTCTCAAAGCACGACTGGCAAAAAGCTTCATCGAAGATGCGATCAACATCGCACTGAGGTCAGATGTCGACCTGCTGCGCGAAGCCATGCACGGCTTCCATATGTTAAGCCACCCGGACGCCTGGCTGAAAAACCCGAAAAACTTTTTCAAAGTCATGCGCGCGTGGGCACGCGGCAAAAAGCGTAACAAGGCGTTCTACCTACCGCGCATTGGCCCGAACCGCAAAGAGATGTTTGAGCTACTGGAGCTCTCCCCTACGGTGGACTGGGAAACATACAAAAAAGCGGCATGA
- a CDS encoding alpha/beta hydrolase (Derived by automated computational analysis using gene prediction method: Protein Homology.) → MSPLNQKEQQGMIMVDFANPRFVKTNGLNMAVFEEGEGLPVIFCHGFPELGYSWRHQVPAVAAAGFHAIAPDQRGYGQTVGPKGEDAVDQYDMEHLLGDLIGMMDEMGLEKAIFCGHDWGGFVVWQMALHHPDRVAGVIGVNTPFTPRSPMDPIALMRAAFGEDMYIVFFQKFGIAEALFQQDIEKTMRFWYRKSGITLAEYDAQPEENKKLALGEAFKTPESEWMGEQLLTPEEFDYYVSAFKKSGYEGGINWYRNFTRNWEKSEGIEEKINVPCLMISAANDIVLRPEMADGMETYIPDLEKHIIPDCGHWTQSEKPDELNALITDWLKRRFT, encoded by the coding sequence ATGAGCCCGCTCAATCAAAAAGAACAACAGGGAATGATCATGGTCGATTTCGCCAATCCACGTTTTGTGAAAACCAATGGCCTCAACATGGCGGTCTTTGAAGAAGGCGAAGGCCTGCCCGTCATTTTCTGTCACGGCTTTCCGGAGCTCGGATATTCCTGGCGCCACCAGGTTCCCGCTGTCGCTGCGGCCGGTTTCCATGCCATCGCTCCTGATCAGCGCGGCTATGGGCAGACCGTCGGCCCGAAAGGCGAAGATGCCGTTGACCAATATGACATGGAACATCTGCTGGGTGATCTCATCGGCATGATGGATGAAATGGGTCTGGAAAAGGCCATCTTCTGCGGCCACGACTGGGGCGGGTTTGTTGTCTGGCAGATGGCGTTACACCACCCAGACCGGGTCGCAGGCGTCATCGGCGTCAACACGCCTTTTACACCGCGCTCGCCCATGGACCCAATCGCACTCATGCGCGCAGCCTTTGGGGAAGACATGTACATCGTCTTCTTCCAGAAATTCGGCATCGCCGAAGCCCTCTTTCAGCAGGACATCGAGAAAACCATGCGCTTCTGGTACCGGAAAAGCGGCATCACGCTCGCTGAATATGATGCGCAGCCGGAAGAGAATAAAAAGCTCGCGTTGGGTGAAGCCTTCAAAACACCAGAAAGCGAATGGATGGGCGAACAGCTGCTCACACCAGAAGAGTTCGACTATTACGTGAGTGCTTTCAAAAAGTCAGGCTATGAGGGCGGCATCAACTGGTATCGAAACTTCACCCGCAATTGGGAGAAGTCGGAAGGCATTGAAGAAAAGATCAATGTCCCCTGCCTCATGATCTCCGCAGCCAATGACATTGTACTCCGCCCCGAAATGGCAGACGGCATGGAGACCTACATTCCCGATCTCGAGAAACACA